From the genome of Rhizobium leguminosarum, one region includes:
- a CDS encoding PLP-dependent aminotransferase family protein: MTKWRPDPSQLRRPAYLSLAEQIASAITDGKLSDGTQLPPHRKMADDLHLSVQTVSRAYDELIRRGLISGEIGRGSFVQTRPREPEPPYLPERLGEVIDLSILKPVCEQIHLERLRQAFGWLSENLPSSSALSFRPNMVFPRHRAVATEWLARCGLEVSPLNVSVTNGATSGMTVALMSVAPPGSTVATEAISHHTLVPLSSYLGLHLEGLAIDEEGMIPEALDEACRKGPIRAIFLQPSVINPMAALMSAERRQALATVAAKHDIAIIENDILGPMVEGRAPPMAAFAPERTLYVTSFTKITVPGLRIGYLTAPDRYVAAVANRHLVSNWMATPAMAEIATRWVSDGTAMELVNWQRRALLSRHAIAAEMLAGLPHRAHPQSLHVWLPLSGNHTEDGFVSQARLRGVAIAPGKSFHTGDQGWTPAVRISLGSTTESELRTGLGIVASLALGNPEELLLAI, encoded by the coding sequence ATGACAAAGTGGCGCCCCGATCCCTCGCAACTTCGCCGGCCGGCCTATCTCTCGCTTGCGGAACAGATCGCAAGCGCGATCACGGACGGCAAGCTCTCCGACGGCACACAATTGCCGCCGCACCGCAAGATGGCGGATGATCTGCATCTTTCCGTGCAGACGGTCAGCCGCGCCTATGACGAGTTGATCCGCCGGGGGCTGATCTCCGGCGAGATCGGACGCGGCAGCTTCGTCCAGACCAGGCCGCGCGAGCCGGAACCGCCCTATCTGCCGGAACGGCTGGGCGAGGTAATCGATCTTTCGATCCTGAAACCGGTCTGCGAGCAGATCCATTTGGAAAGGCTGCGGCAGGCCTTCGGCTGGCTTTCGGAAAACCTGCCTTCCAGCTCGGCGCTTTCGTTCAGGCCGAACATGGTATTTCCGCGCCATCGCGCGGTCGCCACGGAATGGCTGGCGCGCTGCGGGCTGGAGGTATCGCCGCTGAACGTCAGCGTGACGAACGGTGCGACATCGGGCATGACGGTGGCGCTGATGAGCGTCGCCCCGCCCGGCTCGACGGTTGCGACCGAAGCGATCAGCCATCATACGCTGGTTCCGCTCTCCAGCTATCTCGGTCTGCACCTCGAAGGGCTGGCGATCGACGAGGAGGGCATGATCCCCGAAGCGTTGGACGAAGCCTGCCGAAAGGGACCGATCCGGGCCATTTTCCTGCAGCCCTCGGTGATCAATCCGATGGCGGCGCTGATGAGCGCGGAGCGCAGGCAGGCGCTTGCCACCGTCGCTGCGAAACATGATATCGCGATCATCGAAAACGATATTCTCGGCCCGATGGTCGAGGGTCGTGCGCCGCCGATGGCCGCGTTTGCGCCGGAGCGGACGCTCTACGTTACGAGCTTCACGAAAATTACTGTTCCCGGCCTGCGGATCGGTTATCTCACCGCGCCCGACCGCTATGTCGCCGCCGTCGCCAACCGGCATCTCGTCTCCAACTGGATGGCGACGCCTGCCATGGCCGAGATCGCCACCCGCTGGGTCAGCGACGGCACGGCGATGGAGCTGGTCAACTGGCAGCGCCGTGCCCTTTTGAGCCGGCACGCGATCGCGGCGGAGATGCTGGCCGGCCTACCGCACCGGGCGCATCCGCAAAGCCTGCACGTCTGGCTGCCGCTCTCCGGCAATCATACGGAAGACGGCTTCGTATCGCAGGCAAGGCTGCGCGGCGTGGCGATCGCGCCCGGCAAATCGTTCCACACCGGCGATCAGGGCTGGACGCCAGCCGTGCGCATCTCGCTTGGTTCGACGACCGAAAGCGAGCTGCGGACGGGGCTCGGCATCGTCGCCTCGTTGGCGCTAGGAAATCCGGAAGAGCTGTTGCTTGCGATCTGA
- a CDS encoding Lrp/AsnC family transcriptional regulator, whose product MKLDAIDLRILDAVQRDGRITKLALAEKAGLSPTPCWMRLRKLEKAGVITGYHARIAPRRIAPVASVMMEVTLANHRQADFERFERAISAIPEIVACWSVGGGVDYILKIIAPDIDAYQRLVDGLLDRELGIDRYFTYIVTKTVKEDTVLPVSSFTAAGEEQT is encoded by the coding sequence ATGAAGCTCGACGCCATCGACCTGCGCATTCTCGACGCCGTCCAGCGCGACGGCCGCATCACCAAACTGGCGCTGGCCGAAAAGGCCGGGCTGTCGCCGACGCCGTGCTGGATGCGGCTGCGCAAGCTCGAAAAGGCGGGCGTCATCACCGGCTATCACGCGCGCATCGCGCCGCGGCGGATCGCACCGGTCGCCAGCGTGATGATGGAAGTGACGCTCGCCAACCATCGCCAGGCGGATTTCGAACGCTTCGAGCGGGCCATCAGCGCAATCCCGGAGATCGTCGCCTGCTGGTCGGTCGGCGGCGGCGTCGATTACATCCTGAAAATCATCGCGCCCGATATCGATGCCTATCAGCGGCTGGTCGACGGGCTTCTCGATCGCGAACTCGGCATCGACCGCTACTTCACCTACATCGTCACCAAGACGGTGAAGGAGGACACCGTCCTTCCGGTCTCTTCCTTCACTGCCGCCGGTGAAGAACAGACCTGA
- a CDS encoding NAD-dependent succinate-semialdehyde dehydrogenase, with the protein MTAVFARPAYHDALSRLADRHLLRDLAYVGGRWIAGKTGKSFEVTDPASSATLAWVASLGADETAVAIDAASEAFAGWRAMLPQGRAAILRKWFELMLAAKEDLALIMTLEQGKPIAESRGEIDYAASFVEWYAEEGKRLNAESVTSHLPGAEMIVRREALGVAGIVTPWNFPSAMLTRKAAAALAAGCTVVAHPSSETPLSALALAELGERAGIPAGVFNVVTGNAATIVGRMCSDSHVRAMSFTGSTGIGRLIAAQCAPTLKRLVMELGGHAPLIIFDDADIEKAVEIAVNAKFATSGQDCLATNRIFVQRRIADGFAKAFADRIAELKVGPGLEDGAEIGPLMHERAVAKVEGQVADALAHGARLVTGGRRHKAGRLFYEPTLLTDVPADALIMREETFGPVAAVTTFDTEEEVVARANDTEYGLVAYIVTENGARQMRLGRALEYGMVAVNRVKITGAPIPFGGWKQSGLGREGSRHGLEAFTELKYLCIDTAA; encoded by the coding sequence ATGACCGCCGTTTTTGCCCGCCCCGCCTATCATGACGCGCTGTCGCGGCTCGCCGACCGTCATCTCCTGCGCGATCTGGCCTATGTCGGCGGCCGGTGGATTGCCGGCAAAACAGGGAAAAGTTTCGAGGTCACCGATCCCGCTTCTTCGGCGACGCTGGCCTGGGTTGCAAGCCTTGGCGCCGATGAGACGGCAGTGGCGATCGATGCTGCGTCGGAGGCTTTCGCCGGCTGGCGCGCAATGCTGCCGCAGGGCCGTGCGGCGATCCTGCGCAAATGGTTTGAGCTGATGCTTGCGGCCAAGGAGGATCTGGCGCTGATCATGACGCTCGAACAGGGTAAGCCGATCGCGGAATCGCGTGGCGAGATCGATTACGCCGCCTCGTTCGTCGAATGGTATGCCGAGGAAGGCAAGCGGCTGAACGCCGAAAGCGTGACCAGCCATCTGCCCGGCGCGGAAATGATCGTCAGGCGCGAGGCGCTCGGCGTCGCCGGCATCGTCACGCCCTGGAATTTCCCCTCTGCCATGCTCACCCGAAAGGCTGCCGCAGCGCTGGCCGCCGGCTGCACGGTCGTCGCCCACCCCTCCTCCGAGACGCCGCTTTCGGCACTGGCCCTTGCCGAGCTCGGCGAGCGTGCCGGCATTCCCGCCGGCGTCTTCAACGTTGTCACCGGCAATGCCGCAACGATCGTCGGACGGATGTGCTCCGACTCTCACGTGCGCGCCATGAGCTTTACCGGCTCCACCGGGATCGGACGGCTGATCGCCGCCCAATGCGCGCCGACCCTGAAGCGGCTGGTGATGGAACTCGGCGGCCACGCTCCGCTGATCATCTTCGACGACGCCGATATCGAAAAGGCGGTCGAGATCGCCGTCAACGCCAAATTTGCAACCTCCGGCCAGGACTGCCTTGCCACCAACCGGATCTTCGTCCAGCGGCGGATCGCCGATGGCTTTGCCAAGGCCTTCGCAGACCGCATTGCCGAACTGAAAGTTGGTCCGGGGCTCGAGGATGGCGCCGAGATCGGACCGCTGATGCATGAACGCGCCGTCGCCAAGGTCGAGGGACAGGTCGCCGACGCGCTGGCGCATGGCGCACGGCTCGTCACCGGCGGCAGGCGCCACAAGGCCGGCCGGCTTTTCTATGAGCCGACGTTGCTGACCGATGTGCCGGCGGATGCGCTGATCATGCGCGAGGAGACTTTCGGGCCAGTGGCGGCGGTTACCACCTTCGACACGGAAGAAGAGGTCGTCGCCCGCGCCAACGATACCGAATATGGTCTTGTCGCCTATATCGTCACGGAGAACGGCGCCCGCCAGATGCGGCTCGGCCGCGCGCTGGAATACGGCATGGTCGCCGTCAACCGCGTAAAAATCACCGGCGCTCCCATTCCCTTCGGCGGTTGGAAGCAGTCCGGCCTCGGCCGCGAGGGTTCACGCCATGGGCTCGAGGCCTTCACCGAACTCAAATATCTCTGCATCGACACGGCCGCCTGA
- a CDS encoding aspartate aminotransferase family protein — translation MLDRSNELTAWDRDHFFHPSTHMGGHARGETPTRVVAGGEGVYITDTTGRKSLDAFAGLYCVNVGYGRQKIADAIAAQAKNLAYYHAYVGHGTEASITLSKMIIDRAPAGMSRVYFGLSGSDANETNIKLIWYYNNILGRPEKKKIISRWRGYHGSGVMTGSLTGLALFHNAFDLPRAPVLHTEAPYYFRRPDRSMSEEQFSQHCADKLEEMIIAEGPETIAAFIGEPILGTGGIVPPPKSYWQKIQAVLDKYDILLIADEVVTGFGRLGTMFGSDHYGMKPDLITIAKGLTSAYAPLSGTIVSNKMWQVLVQGSDQLGAIGHGWTYSAHPICAAAGIANLELIDELGIVENAGTTGAYFRSELAKAVGGHRNVGEVRGDGLMAAVEFVEDKDDRTFFDAGRKIGPQVASALLERGVIGRAMPQGDILGFAPPLCLTREEADIVVKAAADAIETVFKNI, via the coding sequence ATGCTCGATAGAAGTAACGAACTCACCGCCTGGGACCGCGATCACTTCTTCCATCCCTCGACCCATATGGGTGGGCATGCCCGCGGCGAGACGCCGACCCGTGTCGTCGCCGGCGGCGAAGGCGTCTACATCACCGACACGACAGGCCGCAAAAGCCTCGACGCCTTTGCCGGCCTCTATTGCGTCAATGTCGGCTACGGTCGCCAGAAGATCGCCGACGCGATCGCCGCACAGGCAAAGAACCTCGCCTATTACCATGCCTATGTCGGACACGGCACGGAAGCCTCGATTACGCTTTCGAAGATGATCATCGACCGCGCCCCCGCCGGCATGAGCCGCGTCTATTTCGGTCTCTCCGGCTCGGACGCCAACGAGACCAACATCAAACTCATCTGGTACTACAACAACATCCTCGGCCGTCCGGAAAAGAAGAAGATCATCTCACGCTGGCGCGGTTATCACGGCTCCGGCGTCATGACCGGCAGCCTCACCGGCCTGGCGCTCTTTCACAACGCTTTCGATCTGCCGCGGGCGCCGGTGCTGCACACCGAAGCACCCTATTATTTCCGCCGCCCCGACCGGTCGATGAGTGAGGAGCAGTTCTCGCAACATTGCGCCGACAAGCTCGAGGAAATGATCATCGCCGAAGGCCCGGAAACGATCGCCGCCTTCATCGGCGAACCCATTCTCGGCACCGGCGGCATCGTGCCGCCGCCGAAAAGCTACTGGCAGAAGATCCAGGCCGTGCTCGACAAATATGACATCCTGCTCATCGCCGATGAAGTCGTCACCGGTTTCGGCCGCCTCGGCACGATGTTCGGCTCGGATCATTACGGCATGAAGCCGGACCTGATCACCATCGCCAAGGGCCTGACCTCGGCCTATGCTCCCCTTTCCGGCACAATCGTTTCGAACAAGATGTGGCAAGTCCTGGTGCAGGGTTCCGATCAGTTGGGAGCGATCGGTCACGGCTGGACCTATTCCGCTCACCCGATCTGTGCTGCCGCAGGCATCGCCAATCTCGAACTGATCGATGAACTCGGCATTGTCGAGAATGCCGGCACGACCGGCGCCTATTTCCGCTCGGAACTCGCAAAGGCCGTCGGCGGCCACCGCAACGTCGGCGAAGTCCGCGGCGACGGACTGATGGCGGCCGTCGAATTCGTCGAGGACAAGGACGACCGCACGTTCTTCGATGCCGGCCGCAAGATCGGTCCGCAGGTTGCTTCCGCCCTCCTCGAACGCGGCGTCATCGGCCGCGCCATGCCGCAGGGCGACATCCTCGGCTTCGCCCCGCCGCTCTGCCTGACACGCGAGGAGGCCGATATCGTGGTCAAGGCCGCGGCGGATGCGATCGAAACCGTCTTCAAGAACATCTGA
- a CDS encoding alcohol dehydrogenase family protein, producing the protein MTIPETMAAVLLTGHGGLDKLVYDRHVPVPRPADGEVLIRVTACGMNNTDVWVRQGAYGTEDDPSAVSTWRRQGNTLTFPRIQGTDTVGHIVGVGAGVNPARIGERVMVDFSMYNRDDDSLADIDYMGHGRDGGYAEYMALPAENAHVVATDLTDVELATFCCAYLTGERMLERARLVAGERVLVTGASGGVGSAIIQLARARGAIPIAVAGPGKEAAMLDIGAEAVVTRGKGDLVEAVHAASRGQPIDVVADLVGGPLFNDLLKILRPEGRYTTAGAIAGPVVQLDLRTMYLKQLELHGSSQGSRADFRRIVGYIESRKIRPLVGGVYPLSEFHRAQTDFMAKNFVGKLVVVPDDR; encoded by the coding sequence ATGACGATCCCGGAAACGATGGCGGCCGTATTGCTCACCGGCCATGGCGGTCTGGACAAGCTCGTCTATGACAGGCACGTGCCCGTCCCGAGACCCGCGGACGGCGAGGTTCTGATCCGCGTCACGGCCTGCGGCATGAACAATACCGACGTCTGGGTACGCCAGGGCGCCTACGGCACCGAGGATGATCCGTCCGCCGTCTCCACATGGCGCAGGCAAGGCAATACGCTGACATTCCCGCGCATTCAGGGCACCGATACGGTCGGCCATATCGTCGGCGTCGGCGCTGGCGTTAATCCGGCGCGCATCGGCGAACGCGTCATGGTCGACTTCTCGATGTATAACCGCGACGACGACAGCCTCGCCGACATCGATTATATGGGCCATGGCCGCGACGGCGGTTATGCCGAATACATGGCACTGCCGGCCGAGAACGCCCATGTCGTCGCAACCGATCTGACCGACGTCGAACTCGCCACCTTCTGCTGCGCCTATCTGACCGGCGAGCGCATGCTGGAACGGGCAAGGCTTGTTGCCGGCGAACGCGTTCTGGTGACCGGCGCCTCGGGCGGCGTCGGCTCGGCGATCATTCAGCTCGCGCGGGCCCGCGGCGCCATCCCGATCGCGGTCGCAGGTCCCGGCAAGGAAGCGGCGATGCTCGATATCGGCGCCGAGGCGGTGGTGACCCGCGGCAAGGGCGATCTCGTCGAAGCCGTCCATGCCGCCAGCCGTGGCCAGCCGATCGATGTCGTCGCCGATCTCGTCGGCGGGCCGCTGTTCAACGACCTCCTGAAGATCCTGCGCCCCGAAGGCCGCTACACGACAGCCGGCGCCATCGCCGGCCCGGTCGTCCAGCTCGATTTGCGGACCATGTATCTGAAGCAGCTCGAGCTGCACGGCTCGAGCCAGGGAAGCCGCGCCGACTTCCGCCGGATCGTCGGCTACATCGAAAGCCGGAAGATCCGGCCTCTCGTCGGCGGCGTCTATCCGCTATCGGAATTCCACCGCGCGCAGACCGATTTCATGGCGAAGAACTTCGTCGGCAAATTGGTCGTGGTTCCCGACGACAGATGA
- a CDS encoding DUF4112 domain-containing protein, whose translation MPASASTKHLTSIELGRIRRAVGIARLMDTAVRLPVIGVRIGADSILGLIPAVGDIAASLIGLFIIDEARRLGIPTHKLARMAVNLGIDAAGGTVPLLGDIFDVYFKSHRRNVGIILDHFGISEDELNRRI comes from the coding sequence ATGCCAGCCTCCGCCAGCACGAAACACCTGACGTCCATTGAACTCGGCAGAATTCGGCGCGCCGTCGGCATAGCGCGTCTGATGGATACCGCGGTCAGATTGCCTGTCATCGGCGTGCGGATCGGTGCAGACTCGATTCTCGGCCTTATCCCGGCCGTCGGCGACATTGCCGCATCCCTCATCGGTCTTTTCATCATCGATGAGGCAAGACGCCTCGGCATTCCCACCCACAAGCTCGCACGCATGGCCGTCAATCTCGGGATCGACGCCGCCGGCGGAACCGTTCCGCTGCTTGGCGATATCTTCGACGTCTATTTCAAATCTCATCGCCGAAACGTCGGCATCATTCTCGACCACTTTGGGATCAGCGAAGATGAGTTGAACCGGCGCATCTGA
- a CDS encoding Gfo/Idh/MocA family protein has translation MRLIILGTGGWANTHAMNFSEIADVKIVAAVDTDEVRLRAFALRHGIPLTFTSLDDALAWGEFDAVTNVTPDRAHYSTTMKILGADKHVLCEKPLAVNYREAKEMADAAAASGRVTMVNLTYRNVAPLQAARKMVLDGRLGAIRHFEASYLQSWLVSKAWGDWTKESQWLWRLSTKHGSNGVLGDVGIHILDFAVFAAGSDVKAAASHLKVFDKSPGNRIGEYDLDANDSFLMMAELENGAAGVIHATRWATGHLNELRLRLHGDKGALEVVHTPEGSTLRACEGPDADKAIWRKIEVEPVITNFQRFANAVQKGQLDEPGFGHAAKLQFVLDHAVKTAGALTEL, from the coding sequence ATGCGCTTGATCATTCTCGGAACCGGAGGATGGGCAAACACCCATGCCATGAATTTTTCCGAAATCGCCGACGTAAAAATTGTTGCTGCTGTCGATACGGACGAGGTCCGGCTGCGGGCCTTCGCGCTCAGGCATGGTATCCCACTTACCTTCACGTCGCTTGATGACGCTCTTGCCTGGGGAGAGTTTGACGCCGTGACCAATGTCACGCCGGATCGCGCGCATTATTCCACGACAATGAAGATACTCGGCGCCGACAAGCATGTCCTCTGCGAGAAGCCGCTTGCGGTTAACTACCGCGAAGCCAAAGAGATGGCCGACGCTGCCGCTGCGTCCGGCAGGGTCACGATGGTAAACCTTACCTATCGTAATGTAGCGCCGCTGCAAGCAGCGCGTAAGATGGTGCTGGACGGACGCCTCGGCGCGATCCGCCACTTCGAAGCGTCCTATCTCCAGAGCTGGCTGGTCTCAAAGGCGTGGGGCGACTGGACCAAGGAATCGCAATGGCTTTGGCGGCTGTCGACAAAGCACGGCTCCAATGGCGTGCTGGGCGATGTCGGTATCCATATTCTCGACTTCGCGGTTTTTGCCGCCGGAAGTGACGTCAAGGCGGCCGCATCGCATCTTAAGGTGTTCGACAAGAGCCCCGGAAATCGGATCGGCGAGTATGATCTCGATGCAAATGACAGTTTCTTGATGATGGCTGAACTCGAAAATGGTGCCGCTGGCGTCATCCACGCAACGCGCTGGGCGACTGGCCATCTGAACGAATTGCGCCTGCGCCTGCATGGAGACAAGGGCGCGCTGGAGGTGGTGCATACACCTGAAGGTTCGACGCTCAGGGCCTGCGAAGGTCCCGATGCCGACAAGGCAATCTGGCGTAAGATCGAGGTCGAACCGGTTATCACCAATTTCCAGCGATTTGCAAATGCCGTGCAAAAGGGGCAGCTGGATGAGCCTGGTTTCGGCCACGCGGCCAAGCTGCAATTCGTTCTTGACCACGCAGTGAAGACGGCCGGTGCTCTGACTGAACTTTAA
- a CDS encoding ThuA domain-containing protein has protein sequence MTIRTVVWGENIHENTNEIVRGIYPEGMHTTIANALNTDPSISATTATLQEPEHGLSEARLTETDVLTWWGHKDHGAVSDAVVERVAKRVWEGMGLLVLHSGHFSKIFKRLMGTPCALKWREAGERERLWTINQRHPIAAGIGEHFELENEEMYGEQFSVPEPLETVFISWFQGGEVFRSGLTWRRGAGNIFYFRPGHETYPTYHDVNVQKVLINGVKWAYKPEGSLTGITDAPNVRVEKALEPIVERGPRLHQAGEAGYR, from the coding sequence GTGACCATTCGCACCGTTGTGTGGGGTGAGAACATCCACGAGAATACCAATGAGATCGTCCGGGGGATCTATCCCGAGGGCATGCACACGACGATCGCCAATGCGCTGAACACCGATCCAAGTATCTCGGCGACGACAGCGACGCTGCAGGAGCCGGAACACGGCCTCAGCGAAGCCCGCCTTACTGAGACCGACGTCTTGACCTGGTGGGGCCACAAGGATCACGGCGCGGTCTCCGATGCCGTCGTCGAGCGTGTCGCCAAGCGCGTCTGGGAAGGCATGGGCCTGCTGGTGCTGCATTCCGGCCATTTCTCCAAGATCTTCAAGCGGCTGATGGGCACGCCCTGCGCGCTGAAATGGCGCGAGGCGGGTGAGCGCGAGCGTCTGTGGACGATCAACCAGCGCCATCCGATCGCTGCCGGCATCGGCGAGCATTTCGAGCTTGAGAACGAGGAAATGTACGGCGAGCAGTTTTCGGTGCCGGAACCGCTCGAAACGGTGTTCATCTCCTGGTTCCAAGGCGGCGAAGTGTTCCGCTCGGGCCTGACCTGGCGCCGCGGCGCCGGCAACATCTTCTATTTCCGCCCCGGCCACGAGACCTATCCGACCTATCACGACGTCAATGTCCAGAAGGTGCTGATCAACGGCGTGAAGTGGGCCTATAAGCCTGAGGGATCGTTGACTGGTATCACCGACGCTCCAAATGTGCGGGTAGAAAAGGCACTGGAGCCGATCGTCGAACGTGGCCCGAGACTGCACCAGGCCGGCGAAGCCGGTTACCGCTGA
- a CDS encoding ABC transporter ATP-binding protein, which yields MAEIRLENIRKSFGAFEVIKGVTMDIRRGEFMVFVGPSGCGKSTLLRLISGLEDITSGTLSFDNKTVHQHAPSKRGIAMVFQSYALYPHMTVFDNMAFGMKLSGSTRDECRRRVEQAAGMLQLSPYLDRLPRQLSGGQRQRVAIGRAIVRDPKVFLFDEPLSNLDAALRVATRLEIAKLHRSMHNTTMIYVTHDQVEAMTLADRICVLRDGVVEQIGTPLELYESPNSVFVAGFIGSPKMNFLSGGLAQPYDSHTIGVRAEHVRIMPESPVWSGTVIHSEILGADSFVYLDIGADEPFVVREAGVSRHAPGQTLGLVPLAGHVHRFDRSGRALERASMRAA from the coding sequence ATGGCAGAAATCCGACTGGAGAATATCCGCAAGAGCTTCGGCGCTTTCGAGGTGATCAAAGGCGTGACGATGGACATCCGCCGGGGCGAGTTCATGGTGTTCGTGGGGCCGTCGGGATGCGGCAAGTCCACGCTGCTGCGGCTTATCTCCGGGCTCGAGGACATCACGTCGGGAACCCTCTCCTTCGACAACAAGACGGTGCACCAGCACGCGCCGTCGAAGAGAGGGATCGCCATGGTGTTCCAGTCCTACGCGCTCTACCCGCATATGACGGTCTTCGACAACATGGCTTTCGGCATGAAACTTTCCGGGAGCACCAGAGACGAATGCCGCCGGCGCGTTGAACAGGCCGCCGGTATGCTGCAGCTCTCACCCTACTTAGACCGCTTACCGCGACAGCTTTCCGGCGGCCAGCGTCAGCGCGTCGCAATCGGCCGGGCGATCGTACGCGATCCCAAGGTCTTTCTCTTCGACGAGCCGCTGTCCAACCTCGATGCGGCGCTTCGCGTCGCGACGAGGCTGGAAATCGCGAAGCTTCATCGCAGCATGCACAACACGACGATGATCTATGTGACCCATGACCAGGTCGAGGCCATGACACTCGCCGATCGGATCTGCGTGTTGAGGGACGGCGTCGTCGAGCAGATCGGCACGCCGCTGGAACTTTACGAAAGCCCCAATTCGGTCTTCGTTGCCGGCTTCATCGGTTCGCCGAAAATGAATTTCCTCTCGGGCGGGCTGGCGCAACCCTATGATAGCCATACGATTGGCGTGCGCGCAGAACATGTTCGCATCATGCCCGAGTCGCCCGTTTGGAGCGGCACGGTCATCCATTCAGAAATCCTCGGCGCCGATAGCTTCGTCTATCTGGATATCGGAGCGGATGAGCCGTTCGTCGTGCGGGAAGCCGGTGTCTCCCGCCACGCGCCCGGCCAAACACTTGGCCTTGTGCCGCTTGCCGGCCACGTTCACCGTTTCGACCGGTCGGGCCGGGCGCTTGAGCGAGCATCCATGCGGGCTGCCTGA
- a CDS encoding carbohydrate ABC transporter permease → MLISIAKNTLFYLLVTIIVIIAVFPFYYAILTSLKTGTALFKVDYWPTSISFGNYTSVMGQGGFVRSLANSAMIACVVVSASLLLSITASFALARVHFRGRALLMLTILSVSMFPQIAVLAGLFELIRWIGIFNTPFALIFSYMIFTLPFTVWVLTTFMRELPIEIEEAAIVDGASPWVIITQVFMPLMWPALVTTGLLAFITAWNEFLFALTFTSSDTQRTVPVAIALLSGNSAFEIPWGNIMAASVIVTVPVVVLVLIFQRRIISGLTAGGVKG, encoded by the coding sequence ATGCTGATTTCGATCGCCAAGAATACGCTCTTCTACCTGCTCGTCACAATCATCGTCATCATTGCGGTATTTCCGTTCTACTATGCAATCCTCACGAGCCTGAAGACCGGCACGGCCCTTTTCAAAGTCGATTATTGGCCGACCTCGATCTCCTTCGGCAACTACACTTCCGTGATGGGCCAGGGCGGTTTCGTCCGCAGTCTGGCGAATTCCGCTATGATCGCCTGCGTCGTGGTTTCAGCATCGCTGCTACTTTCGATCACCGCTTCCTTCGCTTTAGCCCGGGTGCACTTCCGCGGGCGGGCACTGTTGATGTTGACCATCCTCTCGGTGTCGATGTTTCCGCAGATTGCCGTTCTTGCGGGCCTCTTCGAACTCATCCGCTGGATCGGCATCTTCAACACGCCGTTCGCGCTGATCTTTTCCTACATGATCTTCACGCTCCCCTTCACCGTCTGGGTGCTGACGACCTTCATGCGGGAATTGCCGATCGAGATCGAGGAGGCGGCAATCGTCGACGGCGCCTCACCATGGGTCATCATCACCCAGGTGTTCATGCCGTTGATGTGGCCGGCGCTGGTAACAACCGGACTGCTCGCCTTTATCACCGCCTGGAACGAGTTTCTTTTCGCGCTGACATTCACATCGTCGGATACGCAGCGAACCGTCCCGGTTGCGATCGCCCTGCTTTCGGGCAACAGCGCATTTGAGATCCCGTGGGGCAACATCATGGCGGCTTCAGTAATCGTCACCGTACCGGTCGTCGTGCTTGTTTTGATATTTCAGCGCCGGATCATTTCGGGACTGACCGCCGGCGGCGTCAAGGGTTGA